Proteins encoded within one genomic window of Haematobia irritans isolate KBUSLIRL chromosome 5, ASM5000362v1, whole genome shotgun sequence:
- the LOC142238187 gene encoding putative fatty acyl-CoA reductase CG8306: MTENLQSPIKRFYAGKNVFITGATGFVGVTIIEKLLRDIPEIGTLYILMRGKKGKSVDQRLEELKKNSVFNRFKEMKLEDRFAKLKPVEGDVGQEDLGLSPAHRQLLIDNVNVVIHSAATLDFFQGLRETTCINLLGTRRVVELCSQIKNLNSLVHVSSAYVNSYLTQVEEKLYPAPDDPERIIDLVNKSNDEALKTMEPKILKDHPNTYTFTKHLAEHEVAKASTRFACGIVRPSMITAAWHEPIPGWTISKNGPQGFIMGAAKGVIRRLPLDDKLIMDYIPVDVVTNAIITTGYYVDALKVKNGNKPDQLQIFHLTSSTYKPFRFEPLINHMNIVMHEYPLASAVWYPRLQFVKNLTQFRLGAIFFHFLPAIFLDLLTVVTGGRPILLRLHRNVWNSLNTLEKFIFTEWHYDNKLAVKLAKSMDPVDKEIFGIDIQSLSWEEYFKNMHMGVREYLNKEKPKNLDAARRKDKILLGLHVALQLVFYYGLFKLICCCGLPSSMAALVMPVIYMGFNAL, translated from the exons ATGACCGA AAATCTCCAATCACCCATCAAAAGATTCTATGCCGGTAAAAATGTCTTCATCACCGGAGCTACCGGTTTTGTCGGTGTAACCATTATTGAAAAACTTCTACGTGATATACCAGAAATTGGTacactctacattttaatgcgTGGCAAAAAGGGAAAATCTGTAGATCAGCGTTTGGAGGAATTGAAAAAGAATTCGGTTTTTAATCGtttcaaagaaatgaaattagaAGATCGTTTTGCCAAACTTAAACCCGTTGAAGGTGATGTGGGTCAAGAGGACTTAGGTTTATCACCGGCTCATCGTCAACTTTTAATCGATAATGTTAATGTAGTTATACATTCGGCTGCTACATTGGATTTCTTCCAAGGTTTGAGGGAGACAACCTGTATTAATTTGCTTGGCACTCGCCGTGTTGTGGAATTGTGTAGTCAAATTAAAAACTTGAATTCATTGGTGCATGTTTCGAGTGCTTATGTAAATTCATACCTTACCCAAGTAGAAGAGAAATTATACCCGGCCCCCGATGATCCAGAGAGAATTATTGATTTGGTTAATAAATCAAATGATGAGGCCTTAAAAACAATGGAACCAAA AATCCTTAAGGATCATCCCAATACTTATACATTCACAAAACATTTGGCTGAGCATGAAGTGGCCAAAGCTTCTACACGCTTTGCTTGTGGTATTGTCAGACCCAGTATGA TTACTGCTGCTTGGCATGAACCTATTCCCGGTTGGACTATTTCCAAAAATGGTCCCCAAGGTTTTATTATGGGCGCCGCCAAAGGTGTTATTAGACGTTTGCCTTTGGATGATAAACTTATTATGGATTATATACCTGTGGATGTGGTAACAAATGCAATAATTACAACGGGTTACTATGTGGATGCCTTAAA AGTCAAAAACGGAAACAAACCTGATCAACTGCAAATATTCCACCTTACTTCAAGTACTTATAAACCATTCCGGTTTGAACCATTGATTAATCACATGAATATTGTCATGCACGAATATCCTTTAGCATCAGCTGTATG GTATCCCCGTTtacaatttgtgaaaaatttaacacaattccGTTTGGGTgctattttcttccattttctaCCAGCTATATTTCTTGATTTATTAACTGTGGTTACTGGAGGACGTCCTAt ACTATTGCGTTTACATCGAAATGTTTGGAATTCATTGAATACTTTGGAGAAATTCATTTTTACAGAATGGCATTATGATAATAAATTAGCCGTTAAGCTGGCCAAATCAATGGATCCTGTTGATAAAGAAATCTTTGGTATTGATATTCAGAGTCTAAGTTGGgaggaatattttaaaaatatgcatATGGGCGTACGTGAATatctaaataaagaaaaacccaAGAATTTGGATGCTGCTAGAAGAAAGGATAAAAT TTTATTGGGTCTTCATGTTGCTTTACAATTGGTCTTTTACTATGGCCTTTTCAAACTAATCTGTTGTTGCGGTCTCCCATCATCGATGGCAGCTTTAGTTATGCCAGTGATTTATATGGGATTTAATGCCCTATAA